The DNA window CGCCGCCTGTGGCGGGCGCGACCGTGATTTCCGAGGTGCGAATACCGTCAGCCGTAATAACGATGACGTCAGGAGCAGCAGCGGGCTTTGCTTCTGCTGTTTCGACGGCAGGTGCGGACGGGGCGGTCAGACGGGCAATCCCGAAGCCCGTGCCCGCCGCAAGAACCAGCCCGATCGCAGCACCGGCATAAAGCCTGTTATTATTGTCGGTCATTGAATCGGTTCTCCGGCGAAGGTGCGGCCTGCCAAGCGAGCAAGGCTCGCGCGGGCTTCGAGACGGGCAATGCGCGCATCGAGGACGACGCCCCGCGCTGCCCCCAGGCCGTGTCTAGCGGCAAGCAATTCGACCAGCGGTGACTTTCCGGCCTGGTAGGCGATCCGCGCGAGCCGATATGTTTCGTAGGCCGTTTTCATGGCAGTGTCGGCCGCGGCCACGCGCGCGTATGCGGCTGTCAATTGTGCCACTCCAGCCTGTGCCGCCGCTTGGGCATCGTAGCGCGCCATCGCTAGTCGTGCATCGGCGGCGCGGAGTTCGGCTTGGGAGGCGGCGATGTTGCCGCGGTTGCGGTCGAAAATTCGCAGCGGGATCGAGACGCCGGCGACGGCCGCCGTGGCGTTGTCAAATTCGAGACGACGGACGCCGACAACGGCGGTGACATCGGCGTTGGTGCGCTTGCGTTCAGCCGTTACCCGGCGTTCGGCTGCGTCCCTTTCGGCCCGCGCCGAGAGATAGGTTGGGGCCTGTAGCGGGTCGATGGCCACCGCGATCGAAGCGCTCCCATCCTGATCGAGCAGCGATTCCGACAAGCCGGTATAAGGCTGTTCGACTCCGGCGAGCGCCGCAAGCCGGGCATAGGCCATGATGCGGTTCGCCTTGGCGAGATCGAGTTCAGCCGCAAGCGCATCGATCGCAGTTTCCGCCTGTAGCGAGCGCAGCCGGGCTTCCTTGCCCGCCCCTACTAAGGCGCGCGCGGCTCGTAGATCGGCCGTGGCTTCCTCTACCTCGTCTTCCGCGAGGCC is part of the Sphingomonas sp. HMP9 genome and encodes:
- a CDS encoding TolC family protein: MTAFIGRLPRFAVAGLLAATSIVALVSPAGAQTAPPFAALLRQSTTAPRLAESEAEIERAQGVAEQARARPNPTIGVLTENVAGSSPYRGFNGAETTFQYSQPFEIGGKRSARIAAGEAGIVAARARDLDARVTYAYDLARAYAAAEISDRRIGLAEDEVEEATADLRAARALVGAGKEARLRSLQAETAIDALAAELDLAKANRIMAYARLAALAGVEQPYTGLSESLLDQDGSASIAVAIDPLQAPTYLSARAERDAAERRVTAERKRTNADVTAVVGVRRLEFDNATAAVAGVSIPLRIFDRNRGNIAASQAELRAADARLAMARYDAQAAAQAGVAQLTAAYARVAAADTAMKTAYETYRLARIAYQAGKSPLVELLAARHGLGAARGVVLDARIARLEARASLARLAGRTFAGEPIQ